Proteins encoded in a region of the Apostichopus japonicus isolate 1M-3 chromosome 19, ASM3797524v1, whole genome shotgun sequence genome:
- the LOC139960467 gene encoding uncharacterized protein, whose product MDLFVRIPASNMHDVGIQTMPTDQTLDSSPREERKFGFENDKSGDLEQRSSPTEKGKPPLHRIPSPNDPLTLTLTTGESSWCMESSTPRPVSKMSPSHSPREKGRVIDEGLDSADRNSAHALSNFQPRMESQLEFGMDYKLHIITSELGVSDWIKGKEHVPLDVGRIKFDSPDLIKSVDRESRSESCASVVSNFSGRSLNEPLDKYMVIRQRTFHGLPRSKKELRVLPLTDPRENNPSTKPSWLYRSKTDLFLEKRRRNKMAAAARRTSYPKTRRSWHDLEGMTFAGLMETLPNVNQSSVDDAGETIFVDMNNNQIETGGVVVSHSRRKSLDQDENKTQPKNAHSSKLPPISLKQNQQQQQVKKEEDHLKEREDCQRNHSGTSSPSSGGSDSSVENNETQGQSKLLVRQGKLRKQSLAAIPLRLWEPSFDCVVVSSRKVLQPRHLVKTWTDDSPVRHQPSPLK is encoded by the coding sequence ATGGATCTCTTTGTACGAATTCCAGCGTCGAATATGCACGATGTCGGAATTCAAACGATGCCGACAGATCAGACTTTAGATTCTTCTCCAAGGGAGGAGAGAAAATTTGGATTCGAAAATGATAAAAGTGGTGATTTGGAGCAAAGGTCCTCCCCAACAGAGAAAGGTAAGCCACCTCTGCATCGAATACCGTCACCAAATGATCCACTAACTCTAACCCTTACGACGGGCGAATCGAGTTGGTGCATGGAAAGTTCAACACCTAGACCAGTCAGTAAAATGTCCCCATCGCACTCGCCAAGAGAAAAGGGAAGGGTAATTGATGAAGGCCTCGATTCCGCCGATCGGAACTCCGCCCATGCCCTCAGTAATTTCCAACCGAGAATGGAGAGTCAACTTGAATTCGGAatggattataaactacatattaTAACATCTGAACTTGGAGTTTCTGATTGGATTAAAGGAAAAGAACATGTTCCCTTGGATGTGGGAAGGATAAAATTTGACAGTCCTGATCTGATCAAATCTGTCGACAGAGAGTCTCGAAGCGAATCTTGTGCAAGCGTCGTTTCCAACTTCAGCGGTCGTTCGTTAAACGAACCATTAGATAAATACATGGTGATACGACAGAGAACATTCCACGGATTACCGAGGAGTAAGAAGGAGTTGAGAGTTCTACCTCTGACGGACCCCAGGGAGAACAATCCTTCCACCAAGCCCAGTTGGCTTTACAGGTCCAAGACGGatttatttcttgaaaaaaGACGGAGAAATAAGATGGCAGCTGCGGCACGGCGGACGTCGTACCCCAAAACTCGTCGTAGTTGGCACGACCTAGAGGGAATGACTTTCGCAGGATTAATGGAAACGTTGCCGAATGTGAATCAGTCATCCGTGGACGATGCGGgagaaacaatttttgtagATATGAATAACAATCAAATCGAAACGGGTGGTGTTGTTGTTTCTCACTCCCGGAGAAAATCATTAGATCAAGACGAGAACAAGACGCAACCAAAAAATGCTCATTCTTCCAAACTGCCACCGATCTCTTTGAAACAGAATCAACAGCAGCAGCAAGTTAAGAAGGAGGAGGATCACTTGAAAGAAAGAGAAGATTGCCAGAGAAATCATTCAGGAACTTCGTCTCCATCTTCCGGTGGATCTGATTCATCCGTCGAAAATAACGAAACACAGGGACAATCGAAACTATTGGTTCGTCAGGGTAAATTACGAAAACAATCACTGGCCGCTATACCTCTTCGTCTTTGGGAACCTTCGTTTGACTGTGTCGTCGTCAGCAGTAGGAAAGTTTTACAACCTCGTCATTTGGTTAAGACGTGGACTGATGACAGCCCTGTTAGACACCAACCTTCGCCTTTAAAGTGA